A single Pseudomonas brassicacearum DNA region contains:
- a CDS encoding ATP-grasp domain-containing protein, with the protein MKYAVIVDAYSTGASLADELKLYGITCVHVQTSAEILEYDVDSYKPEDFQQRFVATQDLKALTDKLAEFEPAFIIPGCESGVELADQLSELMGTPGNGTALSACRRDKWHMAKRLHQMGIPAARVALIHQTSEVEAATETIDGWPVVIKPVNSAGADGIHFCYEMAQVRHAVDKELGRLNEMGLINDTLLAMEYLAGQQYLVQAVSRDGEHFVFEIWRDNRKPVPGAGVVNDREVLIDLLSEEAAPIIAYVHQCLEAFGVNIGPSFLEVMVTANGPMLIEWAARMMGTQELSAMTRVRGVNAVNLCAACYTDPEVFYSMLDKVNRSNATCEVIGMINSVSGQVIHRRWLDELSARPSFFKMIRAPEIGDSVAPTIGISTNYGFIYLVHEDPAVTYADYLWIREKEAEDTGFFDVQLSQEAVAQAC; encoded by the coding sequence ATGAAATACGCGGTGATCGTCGATGCCTACTCGACCGGGGCAAGCCTTGCGGACGAACTCAAGTTGTATGGAATAACCTGCGTCCATGTGCAGACATCCGCCGAAATTCTTGAATATGACGTGGACAGCTACAAGCCAGAGGATTTCCAGCAGCGGTTTGTCGCGACGCAAGATCTCAAGGCGCTGACGGACAAATTGGCTGAATTCGAACCGGCGTTCATCATTCCCGGATGCGAGTCCGGCGTTGAGCTGGCCGACCAGCTCAGCGAGTTGATGGGCACGCCTGGCAACGGCACGGCGCTGTCAGCCTGCCGCCGGGACAAATGGCACATGGCCAAGCGGCTGCATCAGATGGGTATCCCGGCAGCACGGGTCGCCTTGATTCATCAGACGAGTGAGGTCGAGGCGGCGACCGAGACGATCGACGGCTGGCCGGTGGTCATTAAGCCGGTCAACAGCGCCGGGGCGGACGGTATTCATTTCTGCTACGAGATGGCGCAGGTGCGTCACGCGGTGGACAAGGAGCTGGGCCGACTCAACGAAATGGGGCTCATCAACGACACGCTGCTGGCGATGGAATACCTGGCTGGCCAGCAGTACCTGGTACAGGCTGTTTCCCGCGACGGTGAACATTTCGTCTTCGAGATCTGGCGCGACAATCGCAAGCCCGTGCCAGGCGCCGGGGTAGTCAACGATCGTGAGGTGCTGATCGACCTGCTCTCGGAAGAAGCGGCCCCCATCATCGCTTACGTTCACCAATGCCTGGAGGCATTCGGCGTCAACATCGGCCCCTCGTTCCTGGAAGTCATGGTGACGGCCAACGGACCGATGCTGATCGAGTGGGCAGCCCGGATGATGGGGACCCAGGAGCTCAGCGCGATGACTCGCGTGCGCGGCGTCAACGCCGTCAATCTCTGCGCGGCCTGCTATACCGATCCCGAGGTGTTCTATTCGATGCTGGATAAAGTCAACCGATCGAACGCGACGTGCGAAGTCATCGGGATGATCAACAGCGTCTCCGGCCAAGTGATCCATCGCCGTTGGCTCGATGAACTGAGCGCCAGGCCAAGTTTCTTCAAGATGATCAGGGCCCCTGAAATTGGCGACAGCGTTGCGCCTACCATCGGGATCTCGACGAACTACGGCTTTATCTATCTGGTTCACGAAGACCCTGCGGTTACCTATGCCGATTACCTGTGGATCCGAGAAAAGGAGGCCGAGGACACCGGCTTTTTCGACGTGCAACTCAGCCAGGAAGCTGTCGCGCAAGCCTGCTGA
- the cysS gene encoding cysteine--tRNA ligase has translation MARGVNAPSTQELEMELFNTLGRTVVPFIPIVENHVGLYACGPTVYHYAHIGNMRTYIFEDVLAKTLRHRGLVVKHVMNITDVGHLQSDADAGHDKLMVGAARENKTPWQVAQFYEEAFFRHCGLLNITRPDVVCRATQHIPEIITLIERLLEKGVAYESAGNVYFSVEKFPAYHELGQLVLDEQRATERVSHDPLKRSQADFALWFSTSKFPGQIMKWESPWGLGFPGWHIECSAMASKYLGERVDIHCGGIDHINVHHSNEIAQSECCFGHRWVNYWFHCEFLNVDTEKMSKSSGEFLTVDSLVDKGYDPCAFRLLVLGSHYRSALAFSWEALDDVATALQKARRRISSALDNSSPPGEAFSAMHAASYRRFFAALEKDLHTPSAMAEFWWVIKTNELTEPERIDLLRSFNAVLDIGLFDTQATRLTSEQSDLIAARNVARNERNWAESDRIRDLLLAQGISLSDLKA, from the coding sequence TTGGCCCGGGGCGTCAATGCCCCCTCAACGCAAGAGTTAGAAATGGAACTATTCAATACCCTTGGAAGGACTGTCGTCCCCTTTATTCCGATCGTTGAAAACCATGTAGGCCTCTATGCCTGCGGCCCCACGGTCTACCACTATGCGCACATAGGGAATATGCGCACATACATCTTCGAAGATGTCCTGGCCAAGACCCTGCGCCATCGAGGGCTGGTGGTAAAGCACGTCATGAACATCACGGATGTCGGGCACCTGCAATCCGACGCCGACGCGGGCCACGACAAATTGATGGTGGGTGCCGCTCGCGAGAACAAGACCCCCTGGCAGGTTGCTCAATTCTACGAAGAAGCGTTTTTTCGTCACTGCGGCCTGTTGAATATCACCCGGCCTGACGTGGTATGCCGGGCGACGCAGCATATTCCTGAAATCATCACGTTGATCGAACGCTTGCTGGAAAAAGGTGTGGCCTATGAAAGTGCCGGCAATGTCTATTTCAGCGTGGAAAAGTTTCCTGCCTATCATGAACTTGGCCAGCTGGTGCTGGACGAGCAAAGAGCCACTGAGCGTGTCAGTCACGATCCATTGAAGCGCTCGCAAGCGGACTTCGCCTTATGGTTTTCTACCTCGAAGTTTCCTGGTCAGATCATGAAGTGGGAATCTCCCTGGGGCCTGGGATTTCCCGGCTGGCATATCGAGTGCTCAGCCATGGCAAGCAAATACCTGGGTGAAAGGGTCGATATCCATTGCGGTGGTATCGATCATATCAACGTCCATCATTCCAACGAGATCGCGCAATCGGAATGCTGCTTCGGTCACCGTTGGGTCAACTACTGGTTCCACTGCGAGTTTCTCAACGTGGATACAGAGAAAATGTCCAAGTCCAGCGGGGAATTCCTCACTGTGGACTCGCTGGTCGACAAAGGCTACGACCCCTGCGCGTTCCGGTTGCTGGTCCTGGGCTCGCATTATCGCAGCGCCCTGGCTTTTTCATGGGAGGCTCTGGATGACGTCGCCACGGCATTGCAGAAAGCTCGGCGACGGATCAGCAGTGCCCTGGATAACAGCAGCCCTCCCGGCGAGGCTTTTTCGGCAATGCATGCCGCGTCCTATCGAAGGTTCTTCGCTGCGCTCGAAAAGGACCTGCACACGCCAAGCGCCATGGCTGAGTTCTGGTGGGTGATCAAGACCAATGAACTGACTGAGCCGGAACGCATCGACCTGCTACGCAGTTTCAATGCGGTGCTGGACATCGGTTTATTCGACACTCAGGCCACCCGCCTGACATCGGAACAAAGCGACTTGATCGCGGCGCGTAACGTTGCCCGTAACGAAAGAAACTGGGCGGAATCCGATCGAATCAGGGATTTGCTACTAGCCCAGGGCATCAGCCTCAGCGACCTGAAGGCCTGA
- a CDS encoding JmjC domain-containing protein → MNILQQMFGDQTEVFLDTCWPKRSYVADGAMSRFTQLSALEEFQDIRQLFNALPGPVDLLFPGGKRITVARSADALAPYNDGAAMVYIKDLEALPAISLACDELAKLLDIPRHYVSCEAFAANHGVEVATHFDHETNFMIQIKGEKTWRFAENTSLPDPIYPFFPNNPNRFYQEGTHPYTGAKLPLTMPEGHEERLVKPGTTTFMPRGYWHATVAHEESFSIGFVINPPTVADIITYALLDRLHGNERLRAHPLDTLSESALQRILGDIQSGLDEVAKLSRTLPAEALLQRYKQSRKGNIRTLTAL, encoded by the coding sequence ATGAATATTCTGCAGCAGATGTTTGGCGACCAAACCGAGGTGTTCCTCGACACGTGCTGGCCCAAGCGCTCATACGTCGCCGACGGTGCAATGAGCCGCTTTACGCAATTGTCGGCCCTGGAAGAATTCCAGGACATTCGACAGTTGTTCAATGCGCTGCCTGGGCCCGTCGACCTGCTCTTTCCAGGTGGCAAGCGTATTACCGTGGCCAGGTCCGCCGATGCCCTCGCTCCGTACAACGATGGCGCCGCGATGGTCTATATAAAGGATCTGGAAGCGCTCCCCGCGATATCCCTGGCCTGCGATGAACTGGCGAAGCTACTCGACATTCCAAGGCACTATGTCAGCTGCGAGGCGTTCGCGGCCAACCATGGCGTGGAAGTGGCGACGCACTTCGATCATGAAACCAACTTCATGATCCAGATCAAAGGCGAAAAGACCTGGAGGTTCGCCGAAAACACTTCGCTACCAGACCCCATCTATCCATTTTTCCCGAACAACCCGAACCGCTTCTACCAAGAAGGTACGCATCCCTACACCGGCGCCAAATTGCCGCTGACGATGCCCGAAGGCCACGAGGAGCGGCTGGTCAAGCCCGGCACCACGACGTTCATGCCCCGGGGTTATTGGCATGCCACGGTGGCCCATGAAGAGTCCTTTTCCATCGGCTTCGTGATCAACCCGCCGACTGTTGCCGACATCATTACCTATGCACTGCTGGACCGTTTGCATGGGAACGAACGACTCAGGGCTCACCCGCTCGATACGCTGTCGGAGTCTGCACTCCAGCGCATCCTGGGCGATATACAGAGCGGCCTGGACGAAGTCGCGAAGTTATCCAGGACATTGCCGGCAGAAGCGCTGCTCCAACGCTATAAGCAATCGAGAAAAGGGAACATTCGCACACTTACCGCCCTATGA
- a CDS encoding EamA family transporter produces MRTAHALFVGITALMLVNVIDGLKEVYFGILLQRLDSVIATFVLFAVAWPVFFLGYMARKRSTPALLATPEKKASIRRCLLMLNVSSAALWISFLLALKWVEPAIVSALVGGVGIISTLVLNKLLRPTAIMIRADYIAALVIALASVYLGWVSMDGRTAVRDEFDSNQVLLGYLMMLVCGVAMALTSILSKVVADHGASSHYLYAHRFYLLLAITGVYTSLNLSEIAAVIDHLDALVLLAFVGVILPLLLLQEGIKRCEPVTTEAILAAAPLFTIIFQTVDSRLAFSVFSFAGVVLICLAATYNGYSHLSRLSVEGVRT; encoded by the coding sequence ATGCGCACTGCACACGCTCTGTTTGTGGGGATCACGGCGTTGATGCTTGTCAACGTGATCGATGGGCTCAAGGAGGTGTATTTCGGGATCCTGCTGCAACGCCTCGACAGTGTCATCGCGACATTCGTGTTATTCGCCGTCGCCTGGCCTGTGTTCTTTCTCGGCTACATGGCCCGGAAACGCTCGACGCCTGCGCTGCTTGCGACTCCGGAAAAAAAGGCCTCCATCCGACGTTGCCTGCTGATGTTGAACGTCAGCTCCGCCGCACTCTGGATCTCCTTTCTGCTGGCATTGAAATGGGTGGAGCCGGCCATCGTCAGTGCGCTGGTGGGCGGGGTCGGGATCATTTCGACGCTCGTGCTGAACAAGCTGTTGCGTCCGACCGCGATCATGATCCGGGCCGACTATATAGCCGCCCTTGTCATCGCACTGGCCAGCGTCTACCTGGGCTGGGTCTCGATGGACGGACGCACCGCAGTCAGGGATGAATTCGACAGCAACCAGGTGCTGCTGGGCTACCTGATGATGCTCGTGTGCGGTGTCGCAATGGCATTGACCAGCATTCTCTCGAAGGTCGTCGCGGATCACGGGGCGTCGAGTCACTATCTCTACGCCCATCGGTTCTATCTCTTGCTGGCGATTACCGGCGTCTACACCTCTTTGAACCTGAGCGAGATCGCCGCCGTCATCGATCATCTCGACGCCTTGGTCTTGCTGGCGTTCGTCGGCGTGATCCTGCCCTTGCTATTGCTGCAGGAAGGGATAAAGCGCTGCGAACCAGTGACCACGGAAGCCATCCTGGCGGCCGCCCCCTTGTTCACCATCATTTTTCAAACCGTTGATTCGAGACTGGCCTTTTCAGTGTTCAGTTTCGCGGGGGTGGTCCTTATCTGCCTGGCCGCAACCTACAACGGCTATTCCCACCTTAGTCGCCTTTCAGTCGAAGGAGTTAGAACATGA
- the yfcF gene encoding glutathione transferase: protein MKLYVDHQCTSPFAMCAFVALKECRFDFDLHYLDLSQGDHQRPPFTGISLTHRVPTLVDGAFSLAESSAIAEYLNDIAPGARLLPVDVQARAQARQVQAWLRSDFFNLRGNRPTETIFIAPSQEPLGPLAMADARRLVETLSHSLRDGKTFLFNDWSIADVDAAGMLNRLIYNGDPVPETLKHYALRAWDRESVHQWLDLDRQGNTTSSGR, encoded by the coding sequence ATGAAGCTATATGTGGATCATCAATGCACATCGCCCTTTGCCATGTGCGCGTTCGTAGCGCTCAAGGAGTGCCGGTTCGATTTTGACCTGCACTACCTCGACCTCTCACAAGGCGATCACCAGCGGCCGCCATTTACCGGGATCTCGCTCACCCACCGCGTTCCGACGCTGGTGGATGGGGCGTTTTCGCTGGCTGAATCGTCCGCCATCGCCGAATACCTGAACGACATTGCGCCAGGCGCCCGCTTGTTACCGGTTGACGTTCAGGCCCGCGCCCAAGCCCGGCAGGTCCAGGCCTGGCTGAGGAGCGACTTCTTCAACCTGCGCGGCAACCGGCCCACGGAGACCATCTTCATCGCACCGTCGCAGGAACCACTGGGGCCATTGGCGATGGCCGATGCTCGGCGGCTGGTCGAGACCTTGTCCCATAGCCTTCGGGACGGGAAAACGTTTCTTTTCAACGATTGGAGCATCGCCGACGTCGATGCCGCCGGCATGTTGAACAGGCTCATCTACAACGGCGACCCGGTTCCCGAGACGTTGAAGCACTATGCGCTTCGGGCGTGGGATCGCGAGAGTGTCCATCAATGGCTGGATCTCGACCGACAGGGCAATACGACTTCCTCCGGGCGCTGA